The genomic interval GGCCTCGACGGCGGCGGCGACCGCCAGATAGGTCTTGCCGGTGCCCGCCGGCCCCACCCCGAAGTTCACGTCGTGGGTGCGGATGTTCTGCAGGTAGCGCGCCTGGTTGCCGCCCCGGGCCCGGATGGCCGCACCCCGCGTACGGATCTCGACCGGCGCCTCGGCCTCCCCGGCCAGCGCCGCGTCGATGCCCGCCTGCTGCAGGGCGAGGTGCACCTCGGCGGGGGTGAGCGGCTCGGCCGCGGTGCTGGCGCCGTAGAGGGCGGTGAGGACCTGCCCGGCCGCGCGCGCGGCCTGCGGCTCGCCGAGCAGCCGGAAGCGCTGACCCCGGCGCTCGATCTCGACCCCCAGACGGCGCTCGACCTGGCGCAGGTGCTCGTCGAACTGACCGCAGAGGCTCGCCAGGCGCCGGTTGTCGGCGGGCTCCAGGACCAGGTCGACGACGGAGGGCGGGCCCAAGACGGTCACACCCGCGCCGGGGCGCCGGAGGATCCCACCCGGCGGCCCCGCAGGCTGTTCGGCAGCGCCTCGGTGATGACCAGCGGGACGAACGCGCCCACCAGCGCTGGGTCACCGGCGAAGTTCACCACGCGGTTGTTCTCGGTGCGGCCCGCGAGCGTCGAGGGGTCCTTGCGCGAGGGGCCTTCCACCAGCACGACCTGCGTGGTGCCGACCATCGCCTCGGCGACGGCCCGCTCGGCGCGGGCCAGGCGCTCCTGGAGCGCCGCGAGCCGCTCGCGCTTGGTCTCCAGCGGGACGTCGTCGGGGAAGGCCGCGGCGGGAGTGCCCGGGCGCGGGCTGTAGACGAAGCTGAAGGAGTGGTCGAACCCCAGCGCGTCGACCAGGTCCAGCGTGGCCTGGAAGTCCTCTTCGGTCTCGCCCGGAAAACCGACGATGAAATCCGAGGACAGGCTGATACCGGGTCGCGCCTCGCGCAGGCGCTCGACGACCTCGTGGTAGTGGGAGACGCCGTGGCGACGCTTCATCCGCGCCAGGACCCGGTCTGAACCGCTCTGCACCGGCAGGTGCAGGTGCCCCACCAGGGCCGGCACCTCACGGAAGGCCTCCATCAGGGAGTCCGTCATCTCCGCGGGGTGGGAGGTGGTGAAGCGGATCCGCCCGATGCCCTCGAGCTCCGCCGCGCACCGGACGAGCAGGGCGAGGTCCGCCACCGTGCCGTCCTGGCTCGCCCCCCGGTAGGCGTTCACGTTCTGGCCGAGGAAGGTCACCTCGCGCACGCCCCCCGCGGCGAGCCCCGCCACCTCCGCCACCACGTCGTCGAGCGGGCGGCTCACCTCCTCGCCCCGGGTGTATGGCACCACGCAGTAGGTGCAGTACTTGCTGCACCCCTCCATCACCGTGACGTAGGCGCTCGGCCCCTGCACCCGTTGGGGGGGCAGGTGGTCGAACTTCTCGATCTCCGGGAAGGAGACGTCCACCACCGCCCGCCCGGAGCGCTCCACCTCGTCCAGCAGGCGGGGCAGCCGGTGCAGCGTCTGGGGCCCGTAGACGATGTCCACATAGGGGGCGCGCGCCCGGATCGCCGCGCCCTCCTGGCTCGCCACGCACCCTCCGACCCCGATCACGACCCCGGGCCGGCGGGCCTTCAGCGGGCGCCACTGGCCGAGCTGCGAGAACACCTTCTCCTGGGCCTTCTCCCGCACCGAGCAGGTGTTGACCAGCAAGACGTCGGCTTCTTCGGGGTCTTCGGTCAGGACGAGCCCCCTCGCCGCCGCGAGGAGGTCGGCAGTACGGGCGCTGTCGTGCTCGTTCATCTGACAGCCGAAGGTCTTGATGTACAGCTTGCGGGCCATGGGGAGATGCTATCAGGGATTCAGGTCGGGCAGCCCGCGCCGGGGCCGCCCCTGGCGCGCCCGCTCGGAGCTCGCGACGGCCCGCCGGAACCGGCGCCGGAACTCCCGCTTCCAGGCCCCCAGGTCCAGCGCGTGCCCCGCGTAGGTGGCGCGGTCGAGGTCCTGCAGCATGCGCGGGAGCGTGACGGTACCCTCTCGCTCTCCGCCCGAGCGCAGGCGCTCGCCGATCACCGGCAGCGGCGCGGTCGGCGCCATGTTGAGAGAGCGGCAGGCAAAGTGCTGCACCACCCGGCAGAGCCCCTCGGGGTGCTCCTCGCGCACCGCGCAACGCACGCACCACCACGCCTTCACGCGCAGCGGGGTCGCTGCCGCCACCCCGACCACCAGCCGCCGGGTGACCCGACGGGCACCGCCGAGCGCCCGGCCCAGGGGCTCGCCGATCACCATCGCCAGCCGCTCCCGCAAACCAGGACGACGGGGGGGCGGCCGCCGCGCAGGCCGCGCGGCAGGGGTCTGCGCCGGGGAGCGCAGGGCCGCAGGCGCCGGCGCGTCCGCCGCCGGGGCCGCCGGCCGCGGTGCCTCAGGCCCCCCGCGCCCCGGCCCGGTGCGCCCTGCCCCGGTGCGCCCTGCCCCGGTGCGCGCCGTGCCGACCCACCACCCCACCAGGAACGCCAACGAGAGCCCGGCTGCGACCGGTAGCGCGACCCGCACCCAGGCCAGGTCGGGCAGACGCTCCCGCACGAAGCGCCACGCCTGCGCGCCCGCCCCACCGGGGCCCGTGAGAGCGGAGTCCCCCACGCGGATCCGCTTCTCCTCGACCCTGGCGTGGGCCTCGGCGCTGGCCGTCAGGTCCCACCAGGCGACGTCCAGCGCAGGGAACGTCAGGTTGCCCTCCCGGGTCGGCACGATCGTGAAGGTCTCGGTCCGGCGCCCCAAGAGCTCGTCTCCCGCCCCCCCCCACGCCCACTCCAGCTGGGGCCGTTCCGGGTAGACCTTGAAGTCGCGTCCCTCGACCAGCGGGGCGACGCTCGGCAGCCGGGCACCCACGGCGCCGACGGCCTTCGAC from Gammaproteobacteria bacterium carries:
- a CDS encoding BatD family protein codes for the protein MPKVWPWLVAALLAPSLAWGQAGLWAEASVGQDSPRVQETVVYTVRVFSPMNLQSVELTPPSPPGAAVEELGSGTASSRTVQGRSYVVNEYRYALTPITAGTLEVGPARLTVWPASGMPGMAASPWGSRSIGLATHPLRLTVQPLPPDAPIPLRLLEVEAQWSHGDTAGVGEPLTLTVVSKAVGAVGARLPSVAPLVEGRDFKVYPERPQLEWAWGGAGDELLGRRTETFTIVPTREGNLTFPALDVAWWDLTASAEAHARVEEKRIRVGDSALTGPGGAGAQAWRFVRERLPDLAWVRVALPVAAGLSLAFLVGWWVGTARTGAGRTGAGRTGPGRGGPEAPRPAAPAADAPAPAALRSPAQTPAARPARRPPPRRPGLRERLAMVIGEPLGRALGGARRVTRRLVVGVAAATPLRVKAWWCVRCAVREEHPEGLCRVVQHFACRSLNMAPTAPLPVIGERLRSGGEREGTVTLPRMLQDLDRATYAGHALDLGAWKREFRRRFRRAVASSERARQGRPRRGLPDLNP
- the miaB gene encoding tRNA (N6-isopentenyl adenosine(37)-C2)-methylthiotransferase MiaB; the protein is MARKLYIKTFGCQMNEHDSARTADLLAAARGLVLTEDPEEADVLLVNTCSVREKAQEKVFSQLGQWRPLKARRPGVVIGVGGCVASQEGAAIRARAPYVDIVYGPQTLHRLPRLLDEVERSGRAVVDVSFPEIEKFDHLPPQRVQGPSAYVTVMEGCSKYCTYCVVPYTRGEEVSRPLDDVVAEVAGLAAGGVREVTFLGQNVNAYRGASQDGTVADLALLVRCAAELEGIGRIRFTTSHPAEMTDSLMEAFREVPALVGHLHLPVQSGSDRVLARMKRRHGVSHYHEVVERLREARPGISLSSDFIVGFPGETEEDFQATLDLVDALGFDHSFSFVYSPRPGTPAAAFPDDVPLETKRERLAALQERLARAERAVAEAMVGTTQVVLVEGPSRKDPSTLAGRTENNRVVNFAGDPALVGAFVPLVITEALPNSLRGRRVGSSGAPARV